AAAGTGGCTTGATGTGCGTCACTATGAATACTAAAACGGATGCTGTGCATGATGCCCCCCTGTGACCTATCGTAAAACATAAAAATAACCTTGTTACACAGCGGAGCGCAATTACAATGCCATTTGTGCTAAACAGGAAAATGAGCCTAAAAACGCATTAAAATTCATTTTTTAGTGTTATTTTTTTGACATTTTCGCTATTTCTGACAACCCTCAGCAAAAGCAAGCAGACCAGCATCATCAAACGTATTGGTAGTCCCCTCTAGGTGGTGATAAATGGTATAATACCCATTTTTATAGAGATAAAGAGGAAAAGCGAATGAAATGTCCCCGTTACCAATCTCAAGCGATTGTAAAGAATGGAAGTATTAATAGTGGAAAGCAAAAATATGCCTGTAAAGATCGCGGTCGTCAGTTTGTGGAAAATCCGCAGAACACCAATCAGCCTATTCCTCAAATGATGGTAGAACTGATTGATAATTAGATATAGAAACCCGTGAAATTGTAGGAGCTTATTGGGTATCTCCTTAATAAACCCGCGATCTCAATTTAAAATCAAACAGTAAAATTGCCACATCACAGATTCGGGATAATTTTATTCATCTCACTACTGAGACAGAACCACAAAAAAATAACGCCCCAAACATGGAGCGTTATTAATTTCCGACTTAAAGCGTACGTTCTTAGTTATTGCTGCACGGGATTACCAAATAGCATATTGCGAATCAGTTTGCGTGCCAAATCGACAGGAACTAGCACCAAAGCCATCGCCAACACATATAACCACTCTTCAACACTTAATCCCACTGTGCGTAAAATCTCGCCGCCATAGGTAATGAAAATAACCTGTATCAACATAATCGAAGGCATAATGATAGAAAACAGGCGATTCTCAAAGAAATGCGCAAAAAGATTTAACCCTTCTGTGCGCGCATTAAAAGTATTAAAGATATGAACAAACACAAAAAACGCAAAAAACGCTGTTAAGAATTTCGCCTGTGCTTCAGGACTGCCCACCTCATATCCACCAGAGAACCAGTGTTGCGTAAAATCGCTGGTCAAAAACAAAATACTCACCGCCGCCACCACAAAGCCATTGAGCAAAATCGATGACCACATGTCCTTACTGATCAAAGGCTCGTCACGAGGAATGGGGTTTTCTTTCAAATAACGTTGTAACGCAGCTTCTCCCGCAAACGCAAGACCCGCAAACGTATCCATAATAATATTTAACCACAATAATTGCGTCATGGTTAATGGTAAATCGAAACCAAAAAATGGCCCCAAAAACGCCACGGTAATGGCAGAAATATTCACGGTTAATTGGAAAATTAAGAATTTCCGAATCGATTTAAACAAGGTTCTACCGTACAACACCGATTTGATCAACGATGAGAAATTATCATCTAAAATCACAATGTCACTGGCTTCTTTGGTCATTTCCGTGCCGCTGCCCATCGCAAAACCCACGTCCGCATTTTTCACCGCAGGCGCGTCATTCACCCCGTCGCCCGTCATTCCAACCACCAATCCCAAGGACTTGGCTAAACGCACCAAACGGCTTTTATCGGTAGGAAATGCCCGCGCCACCACGTATAAATGCGGTAAAATCGCCTTCACTTGCTCATCACTGAGTTCAGCCAATTCAGACGAAGTCAAAATAGTGGCTTTACTGTCATCCTCCAACAAGCCCACATCTCGCGCAATCGCTTGTGCGGTGGCTTTGGCATCGCCTGTGATCATAATCACGTGAATGCCTGCTTCCTTGGCGGATTTAACAGATTGATAAGACGTTGTGCGTAATTCATCACGCATCGCAAAAATACCCAACAAGGTCAAACGCTCAGGCAAATGTTGATCTTCATTGATGGGCGTTTCTGTCACCGCAATCGCCAATAAACGCATGGCGCGATTAGACAAGCCTTCCATAGCGGTTTGCAAGTGGGCTTGATCGGTTAAGGCTTGAGTGTTGCCTTCGGCATCCAAATAATGCGTACAATTTTTCAATACCACTTCAGGCGCGCCTTTCACCAAAGTCAAAGCCGATGCTCCCGTGACTTGCGTGGCCGAGAATTTACGCGCACTGCTAAATTGGATCATATCCACCACTTTAATGCCATCATCTTGCGCCAAATAAGGCGTGACAAAACGCAATAAAGCCTGTTCTGTCCGATCTGCGCCGACGAATTTGGGGTGCTTGGGATCGCTGGTATCAATCACGGCACTGGTGTTATTGCGCAGGGCAAATGCCACCATACTTCTAACTTTTTCAGGAATATCATTAAGTTGTTCAAAAGGCTGGCCAGAACCTGCCACAAATTGGCTGACTGACAAACTGCCTTGCGTTAAAGTTCCCGTTTTATCGGTGAATAAAATATTTAAACTGCCTGCGGTTTCAATCCCTAATAATTTTCGCACTAACACTTTTTCGCGTAACAATTTTTTCATATTCAAGGCCAACACCATTGCAATCATCATGGGCAGGCCTTCTGGCACAGCCACCACAATCACAATAATCGCCAAAATCGCTGCGGTGACAAAATCAGAGATGATGACACCCACACTTTGCGCAAAATAAACATTCATGTCACTTTGCAACGCAATTTTATTGAAAATAAACGCTAAAAAGATGAAAGTTGCGCCAAAATAGCCAAATTTTGCAATTTGCTGTCCCAATACAGATAACTTAACTTGTAATGGAGACAAACGATCTTCAGCCGAAACAATGGCTTTCATGGTTTGGCCGTATTGGGTTTTTTCCCCTACGGCGGTGGTGTGCATGACAATTTCACCATCAGTCACCAAACTGGCGCGGTAGACTTTATGGTGTTCATCGGCTTGTTCTGGGGGGGTATTTTCGGGGAGGGCTTTACGTTTTACGGGTTCAGATTCGCCGGTTAAAGCGGCTTCGTCAAATTCAGCATGACCTGCTACGACAATACCATCGACAGGCACGGTGTCACCGGGTTGCAGTAAAATATAATCACCAACAACCAATTCATCAATTAAAATCTCAACTAACTGTCCTTCACGAAACACTTTAACGCGAATTTGCGAGGCTTCGGCCAGTAAACGTTGAAAAGACTGTTCATTACTGTATTCAGACCATGCTGCCACCCAAGTCGCCAGCACAACCGCCAAACCAATTCCCACACTTTCGTACCATTCCGCATAACCAAAAACCCACAACACCACGGTAATAAGCAAAGCCACCAACAAAATAATAATGATGGGGTCTTTCAAATTTTCCATGAGCTTATCCATAAAGCTCTCGGTATCATGAGCGGCAATACCATTACTGCCGTGGATTTCTCGACTGCTTTGCACCTGCGAAGGAGTTAGCCCTTCAAAGCTAAATTTCATAAAAGAACCTCTTGAATAAAAATGGAAAACACAATATAGCAGAAACTACCTCGCACACAGTGATGGCTAAAAAAAATTTTTCAATAAGGATTTTGTAGCTGATCATTTATCTGAATCAATTCGAGTAAAGAAATGTTTAGATTAAGAAAATAAAATGAGGAAGCACCTTACGCTCTGGATACAAAGCAGTTTAGTGAACGATTGGTAGGATTAACATTTGTGGTATTTTTAGTTTCAACCGATATGCCCTGAATAGGATTTGAACCTATGGCCTTTCCCTTAGGAGGGGAACGCTCTCTCCACTGAGCTATCAGGGCGAAGATCATTAAAACAAGGCGTTGGTTTTAATAATCAGCAATACCGGGATTATTATCGACATTGATCAATTTGGGCGCGTTGTAGCGGTCAATTTTGACACTTTTCACATCACGCAAATGATTGGCGACCACCTCCCAAATTGGCGCACCGGGTGCCTGACTGCCCACGGTTGCCCAGCCTGCGACCTTGTACATTTTCTTTAAATCTAAGGCTTTCCCATCGTCTAAAGCCAATTCTAAAATACGCTGTCCCATACGCGCTGTGGGATCACAGACATAATTCAAACCACCAACCCGAACCATATCGCCTCCTTGTTGCAAATAGGGATCGGTATTAAATAAATTATCGCACACGTCTTCTAAAATAGTCTTAATCTCCTCACCACTCATTTCCCGCACATAGGTTTCAGGATAAGTGATACATGTTTGATCTAACACATTTTCCATCGTAATGGTTTGACCCGGTAAAATCGACGTTCCCCAACGAAAACCCGGTGATAAGGCAATTTGCGCATCTAATTGAATGCGTAACGCATCGCAGATCACTTGATCAAAGGTGCCGTTAAAATTACCGCGCCGATACAATAATTGTTCAGCCACGGCCAATTCTTCGGTTAATTGCGTTAAATAAGGCGTACGCACTTGTTCAATATAGGCCTGCATTTCTGGATCGGCCGCTAACAAATTAGAAAAAACAGGCAATAAATGATAGCGATATTCCACCACTTTACCCTCTTTAACCGCAAAATCTAACACACCCACGAATTTTCCATTAGAGCCTGCATTACACACCAAAGTATTGCCTTGGGCATTTTTCACCACACTGGGTTGTGGTACGCCGTCATGGGTGTGTCCACCTAAAATCACATCAATGCCGGTGACATCGGCGGCCATTTTCAAATCAACGTCCATGCCGTTGTGAGAAATGACCACGACAACATCGGGTTGTTCTTTGGCGCGGACTTCGTTGACCAACTCCTGCATCTCCGCTACGCGAATACCAAAAGTCCAATCCGGAATAAAACGCGACGGATTGGCAATAGGCGTATAAGGGAACGCTTGGCCGATAATGGCCACATTCACACCACCTAAGGCTTTCACCGTATAAGGTTTAAACGCATGGCCGCTGTGTTCATCGTAGGCGGGTGCGCCTTCAAATAAGGCTTCTTCTTTAACCCGTACATTTTGCGCCACAAAATCACCTTTAAAAGCGGCAATATTCGCCAAAACCTCTTCAGCCAAATACGTAAATTCCCAATGGCCGGTCATCACATCCACACCCAGCAGATTACAGGCTTCAACCATATCTTGGCCACGTGTCCAATAGGCCGTGCCTGAGCCTTGCCATGTATCACCACCGTCCAATAATAAAGTTTTTTCAGTGCCGTATTGACCACGTAATTGTTTGATTAACGTGGCTAAATGAGCAAATCCACCGACTTTACCATATTCTTCGGCACGCTTGGCAAAATCCAAGTAAGTCAAAGCATGACGAGCGTGGACATTATCAGAGGGGATATTAAAATGTTTCAGTAAGGCTTCCCCTACCAAATGCGGCGGGTGTCCCAACATACTGCCAATGCCTAAATTCACGTGCGGTTCGCGGAAATAAACGGGCAGCAATTGGGCGTGAGTATCAGTAATATGCAATAAGCGAATATCACCAAAATTAGGAATGTCATAAAGACGTTCAAAAACAGATTCAGCACGACCACGCTGAGGCAGTAACCCGGCCATGCTGGCAATAGCCATCAGTTGAAGGAATTGACGACGATTTAAAGACATTAAAAATACTCCCTTGGCTTGCTGTTAATACACCCAAGTATTTTACACGTCAGGCACTATTTTTAAAATCTCAATGAAGTGGAAATGAACCAAAAGAAAAAAGACAACCGCTTATGTAAAGAATAAACGGTCGTCTTTATCAAATAATTGACGCGACTAATAGCAAAATTAAATCGGGTTATAACGAGCTTTGATCAATAGCCAAGCCTGGTCCCATCGTGGTAGAAATGGTCACGCGGCGCATATAAACCCCTTTTGACGTGCTGGGTTTGGCCTTATTCAGGTCAGCCAATAAGGCTTGTAAATTGCCTTTTAACGCTTCGCCGTCAAAATTCAACTTACCGATGGTGCAGTGAATAATCCCTGCTTTATCCGTCCGATAACGTACTTGACCGGCTTTGGCGTTGCGTACGGCACCGGCCACATCAGCGGCGACTGTGCCTACTTTAGGGTTAGGCATTAAACCGCGGGGGCCTAAAATTTGCCCTAATTGTCCCACAACACGCATGGCATCGGGAGACGCAATCACCACGTCAAAATCCATCATGCCGCCTTTAATTTGCGCCGCTAAATCTTCAAAACCCACAATGTCCGCACCCGCAGCCAATGCCGCATCCGCATTTGAACCTTGCGCAAATACGGCCACCCGTACACTTTTACCCGTACCATTGGGTAAAACGGTCGAGCCGCGCACCACTTGATCGGATTTACGGGGATCAACGCCTAAATTGACACTGACATCAACGGATTCTAAAAATTTAGCAGGCGGCAATGATTTTAACAATTCCACCGCTTCATCAAAGCCGTAAGCACGGCCGGGTTGCAATTTTTCGCGGATAGCTTTAGCGCGTTTAGATAATTTAGCCATGATTACAAGCCCTCCACTTCGATGCCCATACTACGCGCACTGCCGGCAATGGTACGCACAGCAGCGTCCATACTGGCTGCGGTCAAATCGGGCATTTTAGTTTTAGCGATTTCTTCGAGTTGTGTGCGGGTCACTTTGCCGACTTTATCGGTATGGGGACGCTTGCTGCCACTCTTGATACCCGCTGCTTTTTTCAATAAGAAAGAGGCCGGCGGTGTTTTTAACACAAAAGTGAAACTACGGTCGCTATAAGCGGTAATAATCACAGGAATCGGCATTCCCAATTCAAAACCTTGCGTTTGGGCGTTGAATTGTTTGCAAAATTCCATAATGTTTAACCCTTGTTGACCCAAAGCAGGGCCAATAGGTGGGCTGGGATTGGCTTGACCTGCTTTCACTTGCAGTTTGACATAGGCTTGGACTTTTTTAGCCACGAAATAACTCCATAATGGGTACGAGTGCCGCGAGGCTCCCCAGTGTAGATGGTGTGAAGTGAGGAGTCACTTATTCTAATATTCTAAGAAACAACCACTTTCACGCTAATGCGTTTTTTTAAAGAACGCTAAAAACAATAAAGGCACAAAAAATATCTTTCTTGGTCAATCTAAGAAAGCCTACTTTTGCACCTGTCATCAATCGCAACCGTTAAAAACTACTCTTTTTCGACTTGGCCGAATTCCAATTCTACGGGAGTAGAACGCCCAAAAATGGACACAGCAACCCGCAAGCGATTTTTTTCGTAATTAACGTCTTCAACACTGCCTTTAAAATCGTTGAAAGGGCCATCAGTGACTCTGACCACTTCGCCGACTTCAAATAAAACTTTAGGACGGGGTTTTTCCGTGCCTTCCTGCATTCGCTGCAAAATGGCATCGGCTTCTTTTTCGGAGATTGGGGCGGGTTTTTCTTGTGTGCCGCCGATGAAACCAATGACTTTGGGCGTGTCTTTAATCAAATGCCACGAGTCACCGTTCATTTCCATTTGCACCAGCACATAGCCGGGGTACAATTTGCGTTCACTTTTGCGCTTTTGTCCGTCGCGCATTTCGACCACTTCTTCTGTGGGAACGAGAATTTCGCCAAACAAATGCTCCAAACCGCTGCGCTTAACCCGATCCAATAATGAGCGCATGACTGATTTTTCAAATCCAGAGTACGCATGTACCACATACCAACGCATTGCCCTTACTCCAGAGTGTTAGCCTGTGATCAGCCGAACCAGCCACAACAACAGACTGTCAAGCAACCAAACAAATATCGCCACCACAAACACCATTAACAAAACAATACCCGTGGTTTGCAACGTTTCTTGACGACTCGGCCACACCACCTTGCGCACTTCCAGATGGGTTTCGTGTAAAAAATCTCGTACATTGCGACCTTTTTCAGTTTTCAGCGCAATAAACACTGAAACACCGATCACGCTCAACAAAAATACGACACGCAACAACAGGGAATGTTCGGCAAAGTAGTAAAAACTCACCACGCCCACCGCTATCAAAGCAGCGACAGCGATCCATTTTGGTATATCTTGCTGTTGCCGTTCGGAGCTTGGCGCGTCCATCTTGGTATTCATTAACTGTTTTACTCGCACTGAGCCGCAAAAAAAATGGCAGGCTAGGAGGGAATCGAACCCCCAACCTGCGGTTTTGGAGACCGCCGCTCTGCCAATTGAGCTACTAGCCTAGAAATCGGTAGGGTGCAGCAAAAATGCTGCACACCAGATACTTTAGAAAAATACTGAGAAGTCGATTATTCGAGATTACTCTTTAATCTTAGCCACAACACCCGCGCCGACAGTACGACCGCCTTCACGAATCGCAAAGCGCAAGCCTTCTTCCATCGCAATGGGGTTAATCAGTTTTACAGTGACTTTAACGTTGTCACCGGGCATGACCATCTCAATGCCTTCTGGTAAATCAACCGCACCGGTGACATCAGTGGTACGGAAGTAGAACTGTGGACGGTAGCCATTGAAGAATGGAGTATGACGACCACCTTCTTCTTTGCTTAATACGTACACTTCGGCTTCAAACATTGTGTGTGGTTTGATAGAACCGGGTTTAGCCAATACTTGACCACGCTCTACGTCATCACGCTTTGTACCACGTAATAAAATACCAACGTTGTCCCCTGCTACCCCTTCGTCTAACAGTTTACGGAACATTTCCACCCCAGTACAGGTGGTTTTAACCGTGTTTTTGATGCCCACGATTTCAATTTCTTCGCCGACTTTAATACGTCCGCGTTCTACGCGTCCAGTTACTACTGTTCCGCGACCTGAAATAGAAAATACGTCTTCAATCGGCATCAAGAAAGCTTGATCCACGTGACGCACGGGGTCTGGGATATAGCTGTCTAAGGCATCAACCAATTTATAGATAGCAGGCACGCCGATGTCACTTTGGTCGCCTTCTAAGGCTTTCAGTGCAGACCCCACGATAACGGGAGTGTCATCGCCGGGGAATTGATAGCTGTCTAACAATTCGCGCACTTCCATTTCCACCAATTCTAACAATTCGGCATCGTCCACCATGTCAGCTTTGTTCATGAACACCACGATGAATGGCACACCGACTTGGCGCGCCAACAGGATATGCTCACGAGTTTGCGGCATTGGACCATCGGCAGCGGACACCACGAGAATCGCACCGTCCATCTGCGCCGCACCGGTAATCATGTTCTTCACATAGTCAGCGTGACCGGGGCAGTCAACGTGCGCGTAGTGGCGATTTTCAGATTCGTATTCGACGTGCGCGGTGGCGATAGTGATACCACGTGCGCGCTCTTCGGGGGCGTTATCGATTTGATCGTACGCCTTAAATTCACCACCATACTTTTCTGCCATACACTTGGTCAGTGCAGCAGTTAAAGTGGTTTTGCCGTGGTCAACGTGGCCGATGGTGCCGACGTTGACATGCGGTTTGTTGCGTTCAAATTTTGCCTTGGACATGTTAGAGATTATTCCTTAATTGCGCATGACACGGAGATGACGGGGCTACCTGCCAGCTATCGATTTTGGAGCCCATAACCGGACTTGAACCGGTGACCTCTTCCTTACCAAGGAAGTGCTCTACCGACTGAGCTATATGGGCGTAAAACATTAATGGAGCGGGTGATGGGAATCGAACCCACGCTATCAGCTTGGAAGGCTGAAGTTCTACCATTGAACTACACCCGCTAAAAAGCGGTCAGATTATGGTTCTTGATTAAAAACAAAGAGTAAAACGTTGGTGGAGGGGGTAGGATTCGAACCTACGAAGGCTGAGCCGTCAGATTTACAGTCTGATCCCGTTGACCGCTTGGGTACCCCTCCGAGAGTAGCCGCCCATTATAGACGAGCTTTCTTACGGATGTCAATAAATATGGTCTTTGTTTTATCAGTGATGAGCGCGCCGAGCGAACTCGTATGGACTTTTCAATGAATGACCGTTTTGAAGCGACGCATTCTAGCGAAAATAATCAGGGAGAGCAAGTGTTTTTTAGATTTTATTTATATTTTCTAACTGTCCTTCATCGCGTTGCCAGCGGCCGAGTCGATAATATTCTAGGGGTTGATATTGAATTTTATAGCTCATTTTTCGACAGCCCTCAATCCAATAGCCCAAATAGAGCCAGTCTAAATGGGAAGATGTGGCGTGTGCGATTTCCCACAAAACCACGTAAACGCCTAAACTGCGCTTGCTGTGTTGCGGGTCGAAAAAAGTATACACCGCGGAAAGTCCGTCATTCAGCACATCAACCACTCCCACCGCCAGCAACTGCTCATGTAAACGAAATTCGTAAAAAACCGTATTTGCCCAATCACTCATTAGGAATTGCCGACAACTGGCCACACTGGGATTATCCATACCGCCGCCTTTGTGGCGCGCATCGAGATAGTGACAATATAAATCGAAATGTTCTTGTTTTAATTCGCCCGTGTGTGCCGTAATATTTAAATCTTGGTTGGCACGCCAAACTCGTTTTTGGGTGCGATTAGGGGAAAATCGGCGCACGGGAACACGCACAGGAATACATAATTCGCACGTCTGACAATGCGGACGATACAAATGCTCGCCACTGCGTCGAAAACCATGCCGCGACAGAGTGGTATACAACGTTTTATCCCGCGGAAAATCCGGATCAACAAAGATAGTCGTCGCTTCGCGTTCAGGAAAATAACTACAATGATGCGGTGGTGTAGCATAAAGGGTAAATTGAGTGTGTTGGTTCATGGTGCGCCATGCTCCAATAGGTCGGGATCAAATTGCCAAACGCCCGTGTAACTTTTTATGTCACACAAATAATCCAGTAAACGACAATAATCAGCCCGAGGAACCAAAGACGCGCCCAGACTTTCCAAATGTTTCGTATGCACTTGACAATCAATCAGTTCATAACCCCAACGCCACAATTGCCACACCAAATGCACATAAGCCACTTTGGACGCATCCGTCACTCGACTAAACATCGATTCGCCAAAAAACACCTTTCCAAGTGCCACGCCATACAAGCCGCCCACCAGTCGCCCATCTTGCCACGCTTCAACGGAGTGGGCAAAATCGTATTCGTTTAAGCGACAATAGGCCTCTAACATTTCAGGCGTAATCCATGTTCCAGAATGATCCTCACCCCGCGGAGCCGCACATTCGCTCATTACTTGACGGAAATTCTGATCAATGGTCAGTTGAAACGCTTGCTTGCGGATAGTTTTACGTAAACTACGCGACACCTGCAATTCTTCGGGAAACATGACCATACGCTGACTGGGAGCCCACCACAAAATGGGTTGATCATCGCTGTACCAAGGGAAAATTCCCCGTCGATAAGCGACCATTAAGCGACTTATTGACAGATCACCCCCCACGGCCAACAGACCATCTGGATAATCAAGAGCCGTTTCTACTTTCGGGAAATCATAAGGCCCCGCATTGTGCGGTATCCAATAAGGGCGGCGCATGTTCAGCTTCCAAATAATAAATATTTTATTTAAAAAAAGTTGAGAGAAAAGCTAGAAAATAATATTAATATTCTACATCTGTTATAACTATAGGCAATATAATTATGCTTGACCAGTCAGTGTTAATTGGTTGGCTAATTGAACAAATTGAGAAAGGCTCAAGGTTTCGGCGCGACTTTGCGGGTCAATGCCTAATGCTTCGATGTGTTCGCTGGATAATAATGTTTTTAAAGTATTGCGCAACGTTTTGCGCCGTTGAGAAAAACTAGCGGCGACTATTTTATGTAACGCATTCATATCTTGAACGTGAATAGGAAATTCTTGATAAGGATAGAGTTGCACAATGCTGGACTCCACTTTGGGCGGAGGATGAAACGCGCCCGCACCGACATCAAAACGTTTTTCTACCCGACAATAATATTGGGTCATAACGGATAATCTTCCATAATCAGATTCACCAGAAGATGCGGCCATGCGATCCACGACTTCTTTTTGCAACATGAATGTCATCGATTCAATTTGTGGGACAAAACGAAGTAAATGAAACAATAAAGGAGTAGAAATATTATACGGTAAATTTCCAATAATGTGCAGCGGTTTTTCTACAGGAAAAATACTAAAATCAAATTGTAAAGCATCCGCAGCATGAAGTGTCAATTGTGTAGGTATAAAAGAGTTAAGCAATTGGCTAAGATAATCTATTAAATCTCTATCTAATTCAATGGCATGCAGACATACTCCGCGTTGAAGTAAGGGCAAAGTCAAGGCACCACGTCCGGGGCCAATTTCGATAAGAGTCGAATGGGAATCGACATTCAATAATTGAATAATACGTTGAATAACCGTGGGATCGTGTAGAAAATGTTGCCCAAAACGTTTGCGAGGGAAATGCGTTTTCATTAAATTAAGCCGCCGAAATTAATATATCAGCTAAAGTTTCTTGCACCAACAATTCATCATCAAAAGCGTGCATATTTTCCAATGTATCTAGTAATTGTTGGATATTAAAACTATTTTTATTTAAAGTCGTTATTAACGGATCAGTTAATGCGGCTTGTAAAGCATGGCGTAAAGCCGAAGAAGGCAGCGAGGTGGAATGGTTTCTATTTTGGCGACAATCTTGGCTGTCTAATGCACCTAAATAAACCACTCGATACGTATATTCATCCACAGCCAATTCACTTAAACTGGGCAGAGCCTGATCTAAATATTGATTGCAACGTTGACAGCCATCAAGATAATGCACTGCGCAGCGAAATAATTCTTGAATTAAATATTCTGGATTGGATAAAGAAAGAGCTTGTTTTAAATCATCAGCTAAAGTATGTTTAGTTTGAATAATTTGCCAGAGGCGATATTGTCCATCACGTTGTTCAGCAATGGCCAGATAATGTTTGTCCGATAATAAGTCAATAAATTGTAAATGAATGGCACTTTGCATTCGCAAAATATGGCGCGCTTGTTCTAAATCATTAAATAGCCAATGGCTGCGAGAAAAACACTGCCATTCTGGGCTATTTAAGTGCCATGTATCATTATCGATTAATTGGGGTCTTAGGGAGTGTTGATTAAGTTGTTGCAACACTTCTCGTCCAGAAATTGGCGGCCAAATCCACTGATAACCGG
The DNA window shown above is from Thioflexithrix psekupsensis and carries:
- the rsmA gene encoding 16S rRNA (adenine(1518)-N(6)/adenine(1519)-N(6))-dimethyltransferase RsmA is translated as MKTHFPRKRFGQHFLHDPTVIQRIIQLLNVDSHSTLIEIGPGRGALTLPLLQRGVCLHAIELDRDLIDYLSQLLNSFIPTQLTLHAADALQFDFSIFPVEKPLHIIGNLPYNISTPLLFHLLRFVPQIESMTFMLQKEVVDRMAASSGESDYGRLSVMTQYYCRVEKRFDVGAGAFHPPPKVESSIVQLYPYQEFPIHVQDMNALHKIVAASFSQRRKTLRNTLKTLLSSEHIEALGIDPQSRAETLSLSQFVQLANQLTLTGQA
- a CDS encoding arginyltransferase codes for the protein MNQHTQFTLYATPPHHCSYFPEREATTIFVDPDFPRDKTLYTTLSRHGFRRSGEHLYRPHCQTCELCIPVRVPVRRFSPNRTQKRVWRANQDLNITAHTGELKQEHFDLYCHYLDARHKGGGMDNPSVASCRQFLMSDWANTVFYEFRLHEQLLAVGVVDVLNDGLSAVYTFFDPQHSKRSLGVYVVLWEIAHATSSHLDWLYLGYWIEGCRKMSYKIQYQPLEYYRLGRWQRDEGQLENINKI
- the aat gene encoding leucyl/phenylalanyl-tRNA--protein transferase, translating into MRRPYWIPHNAGPYDFPKVETALDYPDGLLAVGGDLSISRLMVAYRRGIFPWYSDDQPILWWAPSQRMVMFPEELQVSRSLRKTIRKQAFQLTIDQNFRQVMSECAAPRGEDHSGTWITPEMLEAYCRLNEYDFAHSVEAWQDGRLVGGLYGVALGKVFFGESMFSRVTDASKVAYVHLVWQLWRWGYELIDCQVHTKHLESLGASLVPRADYCRLLDYLCDIKSYTGVWQFDPDLLEHGAP